A single Zootoca vivipara chromosome 1, rZooViv1.1, whole genome shotgun sequence DNA region contains:
- the LOC118091321 gene encoding ras-related GTP-binding protein A, whose translation MPNAAMKKKVLLMGKSGSGKTSMRSIIFANYIARDTRRLGATIDVEHSHVRFLGNLVLNLWDCGGQDTFMENYFTSQRDNIFRNVEVLIYVFDVESRELEKDMHYYQSCLEAILQNSPDAKVFCLVHKMDLVQEDQRDVIFREREEDLKRLSRPLECACFRTSIWDETLYKAWSSIVYQLIPNVQQLETNLRNFAQIIEADEVLLFERATFLVISHYQCKEQRDIHRFEKISNIIKQFKLSCSKLAASFQSMEVRNSNFAAFIDIFTSNTYVMVVMSDPSIPSAATLINIRNARKHFEKLERVDGPKHSLLMR comes from the coding sequence ATGCCAAACGCAGCCATGAAGAAGAAGGTTCTCCTGATGGGCAAGAGCGGCTCTGGCAAAACCAGCATGAGGTCCATCATTTTCGCCAACTACATCGCCCGCGACACCCGCCGACTGGGCGCCACAATCGACGTGGAGCACTCGCACGTCCGCTTCCTGGGTAATCTGGTCCTCAACCTCTGGGACTGCGGCGGCCAGGACACCTTCATGGAGAACTACTTCACCAGCCAGAGGGACAACATCTTCCGCAACGTCGAGGTCCTGATTTACGTCTTCGATGTCGAGAGTCGGGAGCTTGAGAAGGACATGCACTACTACCAGTCGTGCCTGGAGGCCATCTTGCAGAACTCGCCCGATGCCAAAGTCTTCTGCCTGGTTCACAAGATGGACTTGGTCCAGGAGGATCAGCGCGATGTGATTttcagggagagggaggaggatttGAAGCGGCTCTCGCGCCCGTTGGAGTGCGCCTGCTTCCGGACCTCCATCTGGGATGAAACTCTCTACAAGGCGTGGTCCAGCATAGTCTACCAGCTGATCCCCAACGTTCAGCAACTGGAGACTAACCTGAGGAATTTTGCGCAGATCATTGAAGCTGACGAGGTCCTTCTTTTCGAGCGGGCGACTTTCCTGGTGATTTCCCACTATCAGTGCAAAGAGCAGCGCGACATCCACCGATTTGAGAAAATCAGCAATATCATCAAGCAATTCAAACTGAGCTGCAGCAAACTGGCTGCCTCCTTCCAGAGCATGGAGGTGCGCAATTCGAATTTCGCCGCCTTCATTGACATCTTCACCTCCAACACCTACGTGATGGTCGTCATGTCCGACCCTTCCATACCTTCCGCTGCCACCCTGATCAACATCCGCAACGCTCGCAAGCACTTTGAGAAGCTGGAGAGGGTGGATGGGCCCAAGCACAGCCTCCTCATGCGCTGA